The Chitinophagales bacterium region GGTCCATATATCCTGCGCACCTTTGATCCTTTTACACTTGCACCAATTGATAGCACGGTTTACCGCTCCGGTGAGCATGTATCCACATACACAGGGCTCGAGCCAAGATTGCTTGCAAGGTATTTCATTGGTAATACTTCATCCATAAAGGGATCATTCACCATTACAAATCAATATATTCATCTGGTAAGCAACAATGGAACTACGCTCCCCACAGATATCTGGGTGCCAAGCTCTTTGGTGGTGAAACCTCAGAAAGGTTACCAGTATTCACTCGGATATTTCCGGAATTTTAAAGAGAATATTTTTGAGACCTCGATCGAAATCTACTATAAGAAATTGCAAAACCAAATTGAATTCAGGGAAGGCTACACACCAACTCCCAATGAGGAACTGGAAGAGAATTTTATATTTGGAAAAGGAGATTCTTATGGCGCTGAGTTTTACATTAACAAAAAGTCCGGATTGCTCACCGGTTGGATAAGCTATACCCTCTCTTATACCAACAGGAAGTTTCCGGATTTGAATCACGGTAATTCCTTCCCTTACCGTTATGACAGGCGCCATAATCTATCCATAGCAGGGAGCTATCAGCTCAATGAAAAATGGTCCCTGGGGGCAGAATTTATATATTCTACAGGCATTGCTTATACCCTTCCTGAATCAAAATATTTCATTGAGGGGAATGTAATCACCCAGTATGGAACTACTAATTCATACCGTTTGGCATCGTACAACCGGCTGGATGTATCTGCGAATTACGAAGGAAAAAAACGGGAAAAATTTCAGTCCGGCTGGAGTTTTTCAATATATAATCTTTATAACAGGAAAAATCCATATTTTATTTACAATGAATATTCAGGGGTTTTTTTGCAGGATCCTAAAGTGGAGGTGCAGGCTAAACAAGTGAGTTTATTTCCTATTATTCCTTCAGTAACCTGGAACTTTAAGTTTTAAAAAAAGTAAGTTTTACACAAATATCAGAGGAATAGTGATTAATAAACATAAGATTTCAACAACAGTAAGAAATTATTCTGAACAAGTTTCCCGGTCTGTTTTATCACTGCTTTTATTCATATTGATATTCAGTTCATGCAAGAAAAATATAACTATTGATCTTCCTCCTTCCGTACAGCAGTTCATTGTAGAAGGTCATATTGAGACCGGTCAGCCACCTTACATTATCCTTACACGCAGCTCAGATTATTACTCTGTTTTTTATCTTGATTCTATAAATAAGTTTTTTGTTCACAACGCCATTGTAAAAATTTCGGATGGTACTGACACTTTTCAGCTTCCTGAATTAAGCATTGATACCGGAAATATTTCTGTTTCTGCATATGTAGGACTCGGCATCTCAGGAGAAGAAGGGAAAACGTATTCGCTTTCTATTCAGGCAGAAGGAAAAACATTAACGTCAGTAACTACAATACCGTACAGTAAGCCTCTTGATTCCATATGGTATGAAACCGGCGTTATTCCCGGTAATGATACATTTGTTCGCCTGGTGTGCCGTTATACAGATGCACCCCAATCAGGTCAGTACGTACGTTATTTTACGAAAGAAAATTCAAATCCATTTTATCCGGGATTAAATTCTGTATTTGAGGATGCAGTGATCAACGGTACCACCTTTGATTTTCCGCTTGATAAAGGAGTAAGCAGAACCGATACAACTACCTTTTATCCTGGCTATTTTCAATTTAGAAAAGGTGATACCATCACCGTAAAATGGTGCCAGATAGATAAACCGCATTTTGATTTCTGGAGAACACTTGAATTTGAACTGGGAGGCCAGGAAAGCCCGTTTGCTTCACCTATTGATATACAGAGTAACATCAATGGAGGATTAGGTATTTGGGGTGGTTATGCTCCTTCTTACAAAACAATTATGGTTCCTAAATAGTAAACCTGTCTTCACAATAGCGAAAATCATCAGGAGACAGAAAAGAACTATTATTAGTCCATTATTGTCATACAAGCATTAACAATAAATTTTAGAGTTCAAATAACAAGTGAGTAATTTCTGATGACTAATTCAAAAATTCATAAATGTGTTATAGTGGGCTCGGGTCCCGCCGGATATACCGCGGCTATTTACGCCGCCCGTGCAAATCTTTTTCCAGTGCTTTTTCAGGGCATTGAACCCGGTGGGCAACTTATGCTAACTACCGATGTTGAAAATTATCCGGGTTATCACCAGGGAATAAAAGGACCGGAAATGATGGAAGACTTTCGTAAGCAATCTGAACGGATGGGTACGGATATACGCTACGGACACGTAAGTAAAACCGACCTGACAGGTCCGGTTCATAAATTGTTTTTGGATAGTGGGGAGGAGATCCGTACGCATTCCCTGATTATTGCTACCGGGGCTTCCGCAAAATGGCTGGGTTTACCCTCAGAGCAAAGATTAAACGGAAGCGGAGTTTCTGCATGCGCAGTTTGTGATGGTTTTTTTTATCGCGGCCAGGAACTGGCAATCGTAGGTGCAGGAGATACAGCAGCTGAAGAAGCATTATATCTTTCCAACCTTTCTCCCATGGTTCATATGATCGTGCGTGGTCATAAAATGAGAGCCTCCGCTATTATGCAGCACCGTGTTATGAAGGCACCTAATATAAAACTGTATTTAAATTCTGAAACAGAGGAGGTATTAGGTGATAAAACAGTGGAGGGAGTAAGAGTGAAAAACAAGGTTTCAGGAGAATTAACGGATATACCTGTCAAAGGATTTTTTGTAGCTATTGGTCATCATCCCAATTCACAGGCTTTCAAAGAATGGATAGAAACAGATGAACAAGGATATATTAAGACCATCCCAGGATGCACCCAAACCAACGTAGCCGGAGTATTTGCCGCCGGCGATGTTCAGGACAGAAACTACAGGCAGGCAGTAACTGCTGCAGGATCGGGGTGTATGGCAGCACTGGATGCAGAAAGATATTTAACGACAATAAAAGTGCATTAAGCACCTCTATTGGTTATAATAATAAGATTGCAGGAAAAAGAAATCCGGTATCAATGCATTACCATCACTTTGCTGGTAGTTTTTTCATTCCCTGATTGAACGGATAACAAATAAACGCCAGCAGGATATTTCGACAAATCTATTTCCTGGGCGTAATCACCATTGGCAATTCTGCTCTGCTTTACTGATTTTATAACAGTTCCAAGCGAATTAGATAATGTCCAAATCACTTCATGCTGAGGAAGCCATGCCATAAATTGCAGCTGATCTGTGACAGGATTAGGAAATACCGTTAATGACAACTTATTTCTGTCAAAATCCGGAATACCGGTGCCTGTTGCATAGGAAGAATCTAAAACTATATTTTCATCACCCGGCATATAATCCATCAGCCAAAACCGACAGGACATCATTTCATCCAAAGTACTTTCACCTGCATAAACCCATTGAGGAGGATTGCTGGGATTAAAAGGATTATTCTCAGTATTATCATATACGCCAGTTCCCAGAATTTTCGAACCAACAGGTACCTTCATAATTTTCGGTAAAAAGTAACTCATCTGCCAGTTAAAGTTCCATTGTGGGATGTACATAATCTTTGTAGTATCCAGATTGGCATCTACCATATAAATTTCAAAAGATTTACCAATCAGGTGCATATGTGGTTGAAGTGCAATCAGAGACTGATCTTCATCCATTACAGCAGAGGTTTCATAAAAGGTGGTAATCGTATAAGGTGGCATCTCAAAAGGAGGGTTCAATAAAGAGGGTACGTGCCAGTGCAGTAATCTGTTATTACGAACTTTCCGCACCTGATCTTCAGGAATATCACACCATTTTAAATGTACTTTAATACTATCTGCTTGTCCCAAACTGCCGGGAGCATAATGTACATTAACAATAAAATCAGAGCCAGGGGCAATTTCAATTCCCATGTTATAAGGCATGCTGAAGATGCTGCTGCCGGGAATCCAACCGGCATCAATTACTGCATAAGGGCTGAAACCATCTAAAAAGCCACCGTAAAAACCCGGAGCGGTGTCCGCTACTTCCTGCTGCCATGAAACATCTGTCTTATCGTGAAGCAAGAAAAGATGGTGCACAATAGCAGAATTGCTGGGCAAAAATTCAATTTGGTTCAGATATCTTGTTTCGGTATAGTTGGAATGGATTGCAAATGCACGGTAATCATCACCCGGAACAGTAATCGTATACGCCGGAAACTGAAGTGTGTCATCAATCACCTGCATCACAGAAACACCGTTAAACACCGGGGGAGCAGGAGCCAATGAAATATCCCCTTCAGGAGTACCATTATCAACCCATTCATTTATAGTAGCCAGTTCACTTGAAGATAATACCATCTCATTACGGAAATGTGTATAGTTTGGGTCTGGTGGCCACGGTGGCATCTTTCTCGCGTTAACATCTGCCTGAATCGAAAAAGCATTATCCACAGCATTTTGATAAGTCATTAACGAAAATGGAGCAATGCCGCCTTCATGATGGCAGGTAACGCAATTATCATAAAGAATAGTTGCAACGCCTGTACTCCAGTCCGGAGTTTGACCTTTGGCAAATGGAACAATTCCAATCAACCATAAAATGAGTAAAAATTTTTGCTTAACCGGAAAATAAAAAGGAAAGGATTTCTGGGGTATAAAGTAGGTCATAATGTGGTATGCAGCTTTGAAAAGATTAATTAATTTCTCTGCATCAATAGATTGCAAAGGTAATTTATTTCGCCAGAGTAACCAATTTGTTTGCGTAATGAATATTATAATCACATGCGCTGGACTTCGTAACATTTAAAACAAAAAATCATTCAATAATTATCATTTATCCAACTTATTTATATTAATCATAGATAATATAATGAGTTAAACTGTAACAACTTAATTAAACTTTAACAGCTTTTTCTTTTTGTTGCCAGCAGTGAGAATAACTAAGTTATCTGCATTGCAGGTATCAAATGAGCCTATTGCAATTAACATATTCTTCTATCTTTGCGCGCATTAAAATTCCCCGATAAAATTATTAACGGATGAAGATGAATATTGAGTCAAGCCATTTAAATGGCCTTGTTGTTCTGCAACCAGAAGTATTTCAGGATGATCGGGGATTTTTCTTAGAAGCTTTTCGTACAGATATTTTTAGTGAGCTTGGATTGCCAACTGAATTTGTTCAGCATAACCATTCGGGATCTGTAAAAGATGTAGTACGCGGGCTTCACTTTCAATGGGAACCCCCAATGGGAAAATTAATGCGGGTTACCAGTGGAACTGCTTTCTTGGTTGCGGTTGATATCAGGAAGGGTTCACCTTCTTTAGGCAAATGGTACGGCAGAGAAGTTTCAGCCGAAAATAAGCTGCAGGTATATGCTCCGGCGGGGTTTGCGAGGGGCTTTTGTGTGTTGAGTGACTACGCAGAAATCCAGTATATCTGTACCGGTATTTATAGCGGCAAAGGTGAAAGCGGTATCAGGTGGAATGATCCTGCAATCGGTGTTGAATGGCCTGTAAAAACTCCTATCCTTTCAGGTAAGGATGAAAAAGCACAGCTTTTTTCTGAATGGCTGGAAAGGCCGGAATCAGATTTTTTTAAATATTGAATTTACAATCATCAAAGATAACCAGGTGTATCAAAAAATGGTATCGCTTTTCTATAAATTTCACTATCAACCATAACATTAACTCATTTAACTTAAGATGAAAATACTCATTGCCGGAGGAGCAGGATATATTGGTTCAGTACTGATTCCCAAACTACTCGACAGAGGTTACCAGGTAGACGTGGTCGATTTATTATGGTTTGGAAATAATCTTCCTCCCGAAGTTAAAGTTCAGCAAAAGGATATTTTTGATCTTACCGAAAAGGATGTAGAGGGATATGACCAGGTAATTTTTCTGGCTGGTCTTTCAAATGATCCAATGGCAGAATTTTCTCCTGCCCAAAATTTTATTTCTAATGCCTCCTCCCCTGCCTATCTGGCCTACATTGCTAAACGCATGGGCGTAAAACGTTTTATTTATGCCGGTTCATGTTCTGTTTATGGCTATACGGTAAATGAGCTTTATGATGAGTCCTCACCCGCCGTTTCAAATTATCCATATGGAATTTCAAAACTCCAGGGAGAACAGGCTGTAATGGCAATGGCTGATAAAGATTTTTCTGTTATAGCCTTTCGGCAGGGAACAGTAAGCGGATACAGCCCAAGAATGCGGTTAGACCTGATTGTGAATACCATGTTTAAATCGGCATTACTAAATGGTGAAATAGTAATTAACAATCCCTCTATCTGGAGACCGATTCTTGGAATCCAGGATGCTGTAAACGGATATATACGTGCCGTGGAATCCGCCATGGAAATTTCAGGAATTTTTAACATTGCCTCCGGAAATTACACGGTTGGTGAAGTGGCGGATTATGCGAAAGAAGCAGTAGACAAGAAAATGAACAAAAATATCAAGTTGAATATAAAGAACATCCAGGATTTTCGAAACTATAAGGTTACCAGTGAAAAAGCCATGAACGTATTGAGCTTTAAGCCTGCACATTCAGTTGAGTCCATATTGGATGAACTGGTAGAAAATTATTCCAGGTTTCAGGATTTTGACAATCCGAATTATTACAACATCCAGGTTTTCAAAAAACTTTACTGATAGTGGAACACCTGAATTGTGAATAGATAAATACATCTATTTATTGATAAGCGTCAGGTATTAAGGACTCACAAGCCAAAGAATACAAATATTCAGACACAATAATTATATGAAAGTTGCAGTGATCGGTGCAAACGGACAACTTGGTACAGATGTTTGCGAAGTATTTTCAATAGCACATAACGTTATTCCTCTTACTCATAACGATATTGAAATAGGGGAAATAGATAACGTGAAAAAAGTTTTAAGTGAAATTAAACCGGATGCAGTAGTATGTACTGCAGCGGCACATAATGTTCCAAAATGTGAGCAGGAACCGGATATAGCCTTTCGCATAAATGGAATCGGATCTTTAAACCTTGCAAAAGCTTCTCAGGATCTGGATTTTAAACTAGTTCAATACTCCACTGATTATGTTTTTGATGGAAGAAAAATGAAACCTTATACAGAAGCTGATCCCGTATTTCCACAAAGCGTATATGCGGTTACTAAATATACAGGTGAACAGTTCATTCAGAATTATTGCACTAAATATTTTGTGGTGCGTGTCTCTGGCATATATGGGAAAATACCCTGCCGTGCCAAAGGGGGAAATTTTATATCCACTATGGTAAAGCTTTCTAAAGAAAAACCGGAAGTGAGGGTGGTTAATGATGAGGTGTTAACCCCTACCCCTACTAAAGAAATTGCAAAAAACACTTTATCACTTATTGAAACGGAAGCTTATAATTTATATCATATGACCTGTGAAGGTGAAGTTTCCTGGTATGAATTTGCCCGAACTATTTTTGATGCACTTAATTTAAAAACTCCCTTATATGAGGCGAGCGTTAAAGATTTTCCGTTAGTAGTAAAACGTCCATTTTACTCTGTGCTCGACAATTATAATCTGCAGCGAATCGGATTAAACCAGATGCCCGGATGGAAGGAAGCACTCACTGAATTCTTAAAAAAAAATTACGTGGAACCTGTTTTCAGCAAGTAATTGTTCATGCCGGTTTAATACTCCTTATGAAAATAGCTATACTCGGTACTCGGGGAATACCTTCAGGATACAGCGGATATGAAGCCTTTGCAGAGGAACTGGGGGTGAGATTGGTGAAGCGTGGACATGAGGTAACGGTATATGCTCATAAAAATATGTTTACGGAATTCCAGGAAGAATACCGTGGCATTAAGCTTCTATATATTCCTTCCATGCAGGGAAAAAATACTTCTCAATTTTCCCACTCCTTTATTTCTACGTGGAAGGTTATATTTTCCCGAACAGATGTGGTGTTATTCTGCAATGCTGCAAATGGGCCATTTGGATTATTGCTGAGTATGTTTGGAAAGAAAAACTGCATTAATGTAGACGGTCTGGAGTGGATGCGACCCAAATGGAGCAATGCCGGAAAAAAATATTTTTATTTCGGCGCCTGGTGCGCCACTAAATTTTTTAATGTAGTAATTACCGATGCAAAAGGAATGCAGGATTATTACAAAAAAGAATTTAATTGCAACTCCACCGACATCGCTTATGGTGCCGATCTTAAATATGCAGACAATCCGGATGCTGTCCGAAAGTTTGGTCTCGAGCCTTTTCAATATTATCTTATTGCATCACGTCTGGTTCCTGATAACAACGCTGATATTATTGTCAAAGCCTTCATGAAATCAGATTCAAAACGCGTGCTGGCCATTGCAGGAGGTACGGTGTATAAAAATCCATTTGAAGAAGAGCTAAGAAGTATAGCTGATCCTAAACGTGTAAAATTTTTAGGACACATCAACGATAGTAACCTCATAAAAGAGCTTCATGCAAATGCTTATGCTTACACACATGGCCATGAATTTGGTGGAACTAATCCCGCACTGTTAAAAGGTCTTGCATACGGAAATTGTGTATTGGCAATGGATACGGTTTTTAACCGGGAGGTTCTGAAAGATGGTGAATACGGAATTCTTTGGAAAAAAAATGAAAATGATCTTGCAGAAAAAATTAACAGGATCGACTCAGACAACACCATCGCACAATCCTATCGTGATAAGTCACGCTCAAGAATTACTGAGCGTTATACCTGGGAGCACATTACGGATGAATATGAAGAGGTCTTCCGCAAATTACATCCTAAAAATAATTCCTGAAATAGGTATTGCTTTTTCTCTATCTACATTCAATTATCTAAACCTGATTTTTTACTTGCTTTTATGCGTGAAATCTTTGAAAATTTATTTTGAAAATTTATACCGTAGTTTTCTGATGAAGCCGTAAGAAGTATTGGTTTACTTCTCTGGCAGTGCAGGGTTGCTCAGCTTCTCTTTTATCAGCTCAAAAAAATTCCGCCTGAAGATTGAAGGATGGTTTAGTATATCATTGTAGGCTGGACTTCCAGAAGTGTTCCGGACTATATTTAATATAGCAATCTAATTAAATACCCGCTTCCTTCCATTTATCCCCATCCTGGTAAATGATCACGTGGTTGGGATCAATATTCTTTAAATGTAAGTGGTACGACTGTCCATCAAAATGTACGGAATAAAAATCCGTATGATAGTCCGACGCACCAATTCCTTCCCGCCACCACCAGTTGCCCCATTGATTGAATGTGACTGTAAGGTTGTTCGCGGAATCTGCTTTTACATGTACGCCATCAGTGTGTGTCATCATATTGTATTCAGAAATATCAGCCATCTTCCCTTTAAAAGGTTTTTTTCTTATCAACTCCAGCCCCTCTTTTAGCGCGGACGGTTCGTTGTATATGCGATACATATAAAGACCGCGATAATTATCCGGTATGTTTAAAACTATCACTTCAGCCTTATCATACCATCGGAAATCATTTAGTAAACTATAGTAAATCTGGTT contains the following coding sequences:
- a CDS encoding DUF4249 domain-containing protein → MINKHKISTTVRNYSEQVSRSVLSLLLFILIFSSCKKNITIDLPPSVQQFIVEGHIETGQPPYIILTRSSDYYSVFYLDSINKFFVHNAIVKISDGTDTFQLPELSIDTGNISVSAYVGLGISGEEGKTYSLSIQAEGKTLTSVTTIPYSKPLDSIWYETGVIPGNDTFVRLVCRYTDAPQSGQYVRYFTKENSNPFYPGLNSVFEDAVINGTTFDFPLDKGVSRTDTTTFYPGYFQFRKGDTITVKWCQIDKPHFDFWRTLEFELGGQESPFASPIDIQSNINGGLGIWGGYAPSYKTIMVPK
- the trxB gene encoding thioredoxin-disulfide reductase codes for the protein MTNSKIHKCVIVGSGPAGYTAAIYAARANLFPVLFQGIEPGGQLMLTTDVENYPGYHQGIKGPEMMEDFRKQSERMGTDIRYGHVSKTDLTGPVHKLFLDSGEEIRTHSLIIATGASAKWLGLPSEQRLNGSGVSACAVCDGFFYRGQELAIVGAGDTAAEEALYLSNLSPMVHMIVRGHKMRASAIMQHRVMKAPNIKLYLNSETEEVLGDKTVEGVRVKNKVSGELTDIPVKGFFVAIGHHPNSQAFKEWIETDEQGYIKTIPGCTQTNVAGVFAAGDVQDRNYRQAVTAAGSGCMAALDAERYLTTIKVH
- a CDS encoding T9SS type A sorting domain-containing protein, whose product is MTYFIPQKSFPFYFPVKQKFLLILWLIGIVPFAKGQTPDWSTGVATILYDNCVTCHHEGGIAPFSLMTYQNAVDNAFSIQADVNARKMPPWPPDPNYTHFRNEMVLSSSELATINEWVDNGTPEGDISLAPAPPVFNGVSVMQVIDDTLQFPAYTITVPGDDYRAFAIHSNYTETRYLNQIEFLPSNSAIVHHLFLLHDKTDVSWQQEVADTAPGFYGGFLDGFSPYAVIDAGWIPGSSIFSMPYNMGIEIAPGSDFIVNVHYAPGSLGQADSIKVHLKWCDIPEDQVRKVRNNRLLHWHVPSLLNPPFEMPPYTITTFYETSAVMDEDQSLIALQPHMHLIGKSFEIYMVDANLDTTKIMYIPQWNFNWQMSYFLPKIMKVPVGSKILGTGVYDNTENNPFNPSNPPQWVYAGESTLDEMMSCRFWLMDYMPGDENIVLDSSYATGTGIPDFDRNKLSLTVFPNPVTDQLQFMAWLPQHEVIWTLSNSLGTVIKSVKQSRIANGDYAQEIDLSKYPAGVYLLSVQSGNEKTTSKVMVMH
- the rfbC gene encoding dTDP-4-dehydrorhamnose 3,5-epimerase: MNIESSHLNGLVVLQPEVFQDDRGFFLEAFRTDIFSELGLPTEFVQHNHSGSVKDVVRGLHFQWEPPMGKLMRVTSGTAFLVAVDIRKGSPSLGKWYGREVSAENKLQVYAPAGFARGFCVLSDYAEIQYICTGIYSGKGESGIRWNDPAIGVEWPVKTPILSGKDEKAQLFSEWLERPESDFFKY
- a CDS encoding SDR family oxidoreductase, with protein sequence MKILIAGGAGYIGSVLIPKLLDRGYQVDVVDLLWFGNNLPPEVKVQQKDIFDLTEKDVEGYDQVIFLAGLSNDPMAEFSPAQNFISNASSPAYLAYIAKRMGVKRFIYAGSCSVYGYTVNELYDESSPAVSNYPYGISKLQGEQAVMAMADKDFSVIAFRQGTVSGYSPRMRLDLIVNTMFKSALLNGEIVINNPSIWRPILGIQDAVNGYIRAVESAMEISGIFNIASGNYTVGEVADYAKEAVDKKMNKNIKLNIKNIQDFRNYKVTSEKAMNVLSFKPAHSVESILDELVENYSRFQDFDNPNYYNIQVFKKLY
- the rfbD gene encoding dTDP-4-dehydrorhamnose reductase, which codes for MKVAVIGANGQLGTDVCEVFSIAHNVIPLTHNDIEIGEIDNVKKVLSEIKPDAVVCTAAAHNVPKCEQEPDIAFRINGIGSLNLAKASQDLDFKLVQYSTDYVFDGRKMKPYTEADPVFPQSVYAVTKYTGEQFIQNYCTKYFVVRVSGIYGKIPCRAKGGNFISTMVKLSKEKPEVRVVNDEVLTPTPTKEIAKNTLSLIETEAYNLYHMTCEGEVSWYEFARTIFDALNLKTPLYEASVKDFPLVVKRPFYSVLDNYNLQRIGLNQMPGWKEALTEFLKKNYVEPVFSK
- a CDS encoding DUF1972 domain-containing protein, encoding MKIAILGTRGIPSGYSGYEAFAEELGVRLVKRGHEVTVYAHKNMFTEFQEEYRGIKLLYIPSMQGKNTSQFSHSFISTWKVIFSRTDVVLFCNAANGPFGLLLSMFGKKNCINVDGLEWMRPKWSNAGKKYFYFGAWCATKFFNVVITDAKGMQDYYKKEFNCNSTDIAYGADLKYADNPDAVRKFGLEPFQYYLIASRLVPDNNADIIVKAFMKSDSKRVLAIAGGTVYKNPFEEELRSIADPKRVKFLGHINDSNLIKELHANAYAYTHGHEFGGTNPALLKGLAYGNCVLAMDTVFNREVLKDGEYGILWKKNENDLAEKINRIDSDNTIAQSYRDKSRSRITERYTWEHITDEYEEVFRKLHPKNNS